A stretch of the Coregonus clupeaformis isolate EN_2021a unplaced genomic scaffold, ASM2061545v1 scaf1810, whole genome shotgun sequence genome encodes the following:
- the LOC121532878 gene encoding tektin-4-like: protein MSSEVLVSRPHFDSRSVAQAGDPLPPTDAEATFMEDLHPSSGLATAGYRSAKYSAEEWHVNNFSTLNQAVIDRNNAERIRHESKTLYTETEAGTLRTQAEGTRHLGERLQDIHFWKSELQQHIEKLLAETDLLLRQKRRLLKALDATEIPFAIATDNLTCRERRLGPDLIKDRVEEELLKEVELIRSIQALLKRTLSQAVNQIK from the exons ATGTCTTCGGAAGTTTTAGTGTCCAGACCCCATTTCGACAGCAGGTCAGTTGCCCAAGCAGGCGATCCGCTCCCGCCCACAGACGCAGAGGCCACATTCATGGAGGACTTGCATCCCTCCTCCGGCTTGGCTACCGCGGGGTACCGTTCAGCCAAGTACAGCGCGGAGGAATGGCACGTCAATAACTTCTCTACCCTTAACCAGGCCGTTATAGACCGAAACAACGCCGAGAGGATTCGCCATGAGTCCAAAACACTGTATACGGAGACCGAGGCTGGGACTCTGCGCACCCAAGCTGAGGGGACGCGGCACCTAGGCGAGAGACTGCAGGATATCCACTTCTGGAAGTCGGAGCTGCAGCAGCACATCGAAAAGCTGTTGGCCGAGACAGACCTCCTCCTGCGTCAAAAGAGAAGGCTGTTGAAGGCGCTGGACGCCACCGAGATCCCGTTCGCCATCGCCACGGATAACCTAACCTGTCGGGAACGGCGGCTGGGGCCCGACCTGATTAAAGACCGCGTAGAGGAGGAGCTGCTTAAG GAAGTGGAGTTGATCAGGAGCATCCAGGCTCTGTTGAAGAGAACGCTGAGTCAGGCTGTCAATCAAATAAAGTGA